In Agromyces sp. G08B096, a genomic segment contains:
- the rph gene encoding ribonuclease PH: MTESAADLVRADGRTPDQLREVTIERGWSAHAEGSALISFGRTKVLCTASFTNGVPRWMNGTGKGWVTAEYAMLPRSTNTRNDRESVKGRIGGRTHEISRLIGRSLRAVVDTKALGENTIQIDCDVLQADGGTRTAAITGAYVALADAIEWARGKKFIGQRATPLIDTVSAVSVGIIDGTPMLDLAYVEDVRAETDMNVVATGRGLFVEVQGTAEGAPFDRRELDALLDLALGGTAELARIQTAVLAAHDEAAGA; encoded by the coding sequence GTGACCGAATCCGCAGCCGACCTCGTCCGCGCCGACGGGCGCACGCCCGACCAGCTGCGCGAGGTGACCATCGAGCGCGGCTGGTCGGCGCACGCCGAGGGCAGCGCCCTCATCTCGTTCGGTCGCACCAAGGTGCTCTGCACGGCCAGCTTCACGAACGGCGTGCCGCGCTGGATGAACGGCACCGGCAAGGGATGGGTCACCGCCGAGTACGCGATGCTGCCCCGGTCGACCAACACGCGCAACGACCGCGAGTCGGTGAAGGGCCGCATCGGCGGCCGCACGCACGAGATCAGCCGGCTCATCGGCCGCAGCCTCCGCGCCGTCGTCGACACGAAGGCGCTCGGCGAGAACACCATCCAGATCGACTGCGACGTGCTGCAGGCCGACGGCGGCACTCGCACCGCGGCCATCACGGGCGCCTACGTCGCGCTCGCCGACGCCATCGAGTGGGCCCGCGGCAAGAAGTTCATCGGCCAGCGGGCGACGCCGCTCATCGACACCGTCTCCGCGGTCTCGGTCGGCATCATCGACGGCACCCCGATGCTCGACCTCGCGTACGTCGAGGACGTGCGCGCCGAGACCGACATGAACGTCGTCGCCACGGGCCGGGGCCTGTTCGTCGAGGTGCAGGGCACGGCTGAGGGCGCGCCCTTCGACCGGCGCGAGCTCGACGCCCTGCTCGACCTCGCGCTCGGCGGCACCGCCGAGCTCGCCCGCATCCAGACCGCGGTGCTCGCCGCGCACGACGAGGCGGCCGGCGCGTGA
- a CDS encoding VTT domain-containing protein: protein MHTALIPWLDPETIIAGAGPWALLVVCFIVFAETGLLVGFLLPGDTLLVISGLLSHAGAGGPNGVFGISVWWVSLLIGLAAFVGGEVGYYIGHKAGPAVFERKESGLFSVKNVERTNAFFERFGGLTIILARFVPIVRTFAPVAAGVGHMNKGKYTLYNLIGAILWGFGLTMFGYAIGFIPVVGDLVKEYIDLILLAAVGGTAIVTLWHYLRERSKAKKAARAGEDVVTDEAEAEQLVLDPDVFERGPQHDEK from the coding sequence ATCCACACCGCGCTCATCCCGTGGCTCGACCCCGAGACGATCATCGCGGGCGCGGGCCCGTGGGCTCTGCTCGTCGTCTGCTTCATCGTCTTCGCCGAGACCGGCCTCCTCGTCGGGTTCCTCCTGCCGGGCGACACCCTGCTCGTCATCTCCGGCCTGCTCTCGCACGCCGGCGCGGGCGGCCCGAACGGCGTATTCGGCATCTCGGTGTGGTGGGTGTCGCTGCTCATCGGTCTGGCGGCGTTCGTCGGCGGCGAGGTGGGGTACTACATCGGGCACAAGGCGGGCCCTGCGGTCTTCGAACGCAAGGAGTCCGGCCTCTTCTCGGTGAAGAACGTCGAACGCACCAACGCCTTCTTCGAGCGCTTCGGCGGGCTCACCATCATCCTCGCCCGCTTCGTGCCGATCGTGCGCACCTTCGCGCCCGTCGCCGCCGGCGTCGGCCACATGAACAAGGGCAAGTACACCCTCTACAACCTCATCGGCGCGATCCTCTGGGGCTTCGGCCTGACGATGTTCGGCTACGCGATCGGGTTCATCCCGGTCGTCGGCGACCTCGTCAAGGAGTACATCGACCTCATCCTGCTCGCCGCGGTCGGCGGCACGGCCATCGTCACGCTCTGGCACTACCTGCGCGAGCGGTCGAAGGCGAAGAAGGCCGCACGCGCCGGCGAGGACGTCGTCACCGACGAGGCGGAGGCCGAGCAGCTCGTGCTCGACCCCGACGTGTTCGAGCGCGGCCCCCAGCACGACGAGAAGTAG
- a CDS encoding cation diffusion facilitator family transporter gives MSHDHAHDHAGTATRTRLLTAIGIIGAFLVVQVVGGLLSGSLALLADAGHMASDLLGLIVALVAALVAARPATDRQTYGFRRFEVFGALVNGVILTVVAVSVAWGAIGRLVAGGEGEAHEVQGLPMLVVAVVGLLANIAAMLVLRAGASTSINLRGAYLEVLGDTVGSALVIAAAIVILTTGWDAADPIASLAIAALILPRAIVLLRDVMHVLSESAPADTDVAEIREHLLGAPGVVAVHDVHVWQITSGQPVFTAHVEVDPEVFASGRAGALLDELGGCLSAHFDVEHSTIQLEPAGRADQEHASHR, from the coding sequence ATGAGCCACGATCACGCGCACGACCACGCCGGCACCGCCACCCGCACCAGGCTGCTGACGGCGATCGGCATCATCGGCGCGTTCCTCGTGGTCCAGGTCGTCGGCGGCCTGCTGAGCGGATCGCTCGCACTGCTCGCCGACGCCGGGCATATGGCGAGCGATCTGCTCGGCCTCATCGTCGCGCTCGTCGCGGCGCTCGTGGCGGCGCGTCCGGCGACCGACCGCCAGACGTACGGCTTCCGCCGGTTCGAGGTGTTCGGCGCACTCGTGAACGGCGTCATCCTCACGGTCGTCGCGGTCTCGGTCGCATGGGGCGCGATCGGCCGGCTCGTCGCGGGCGGCGAGGGCGAGGCGCACGAGGTGCAGGGCCTGCCCATGCTCGTCGTCGCCGTCGTGGGCCTGCTCGCCAACATCGCGGCGATGCTCGTGCTGCGGGCCGGCGCATCCACCTCGATCAACCTCAGGGGCGCCTACCTCGAGGTGCTCGGCGACACCGTCGGCTCGGCGCTCGTCATCGCGGCGGCGATCGTCATCCTCACCACCGGGTGGGATGCCGCCGACCCGATCGCCTCCCTCGCGATCGCGGCCCTCATCCTGCCGCGCGCGATCGTGCTGCTGCGCGACGTGATGCACGTCCTCAGCGAGTCGGCACCCGCTGACACCGATGTCGCCGAGATCCGCGAGCACCTGCTCGGCGCACCGGGGGTGGTCGCCGTGCACGACGTGCACGTCTGGCAGATCACGTCGGGTCAGCCGGTGTTCACGGCGCACGTCGAGGTCGATCCCGAGGTCTTCGCCTCAGGCCGTGCAGGCGCGCTCCTCGACGAGCTCGGCGGCTGCCTGTCGGCGCACTTCGACGTCGAGCATTCGACGATCCAGCTGGAGCCCGCCGGACGTGCGGATCAGGAGCACGCCTCCCACCGGTGA
- a CDS encoding LLM class flavin-dependent oxidoreductase, translating to MEYGLIYTGTDPDLAVEFAALAERHGWDGFFVWEGIWATDPWATLAAAAMVTERIRLGTMLTPVPRRRPWELAGQTMTVDRLSKGRVILSAGLGVPESVEQRFWIFESDPGRRERAELLDESLDLLEHLWRAEPFEYDGAHYRAQRTDEMLPLPTIQQPRIPTWVVGVWPRPKSMRRVARADGWIPNYAPPGTEITAEAPGYTPEVAAEAIAWIRREREAAGLGDRPFAITQEGTTSATDAEAAAATVRPWAEAGVTWWLESDWSIPPERIEAVTRERIEAGPPRL from the coding sequence ATGGAGTACGGCCTCATCTACACCGGCACCGACCCCGACCTCGCGGTGGAGTTCGCGGCGCTCGCCGAACGGCACGGCTGGGACGGGTTCTTCGTCTGGGAGGGCATCTGGGCGACCGACCCGTGGGCGACGCTCGCCGCGGCGGCGATGGTCACCGAACGCATCCGGCTCGGCACGATGCTCACGCCGGTGCCCCGCCGCCGGCCGTGGGAGCTCGCCGGTCAGACGATGACCGTCGACCGGCTCTCGAAGGGGCGCGTCATCCTCTCCGCCGGACTCGGGGTGCCCGAGTCGGTGGAGCAGCGGTTCTGGATCTTCGAGTCCGATCCCGGGCGGCGCGAGCGCGCCGAGCTGCTCGACGAGTCCCTCGACCTGCTCGAGCACCTCTGGCGGGCCGAGCCGTTCGAGTACGACGGCGCCCACTACCGTGCGCAGCGCACCGACGAGATGCTCCCGCTGCCGACGATCCAGCAGCCGCGCATCCCGACCTGGGTCGTCGGCGTCTGGCCGCGGCCGAAGTCGATGCGGCGCGTCGCCCGGGCCGACGGCTGGATCCCGAACTACGCGCCTCCCGGCACGGAGATCACCGCCGAGGCCCCCGGCTACACGCCCGAGGTCGCCGCTGAGGCCATCGCCTGGATCCGCCGGGAACGCGAAGCTGCAGGGCTCGGCGATCGTCCCTTCGCCATCACGCAGGAGGGCACCACGAGCGCCACGGATGCCGAGGCCGCCGCGGCGACCGTGCGGCCGTGGGCTGAGGCGGGCGTGACCTGGTGGCTCGAGTCCGACTGGTCCATCCCGCCCGAGCGCATCGAAGCCGTCACGCGCGAGCGCATCGAGGCGGGGCCGCCGAGGCTCTGA
- the rdgB gene encoding RdgB/HAM1 family non-canonical purine NTP pyrophosphatase — MSEASSTLEVVLATHNQHKVAEFQRILGERMPGLTVLAYDGPSPVEDGTSFAENALIKARAAAAHTGRIALADDSGICVDVMGGAPGIFSARWAGSRAGDENNLRLLLDQLADVKRPDRGASFRCTIALVVPDALVPGGEEVVAEGRWPGALAYEPRGSHGFGYDPIFEPEGREVTAAELAPEVKNAESHRARAFAALVPELERVAAGLR; from the coding sequence GTGAGCGAGGCATCCTCGACGCTGGAGGTCGTGCTCGCGACGCACAACCAGCACAAGGTGGCCGAGTTCCAGCGGATCCTCGGCGAACGGATGCCCGGACTCACCGTGCTCGCGTACGACGGCCCGTCGCCGGTGGAGGACGGCACGAGCTTCGCCGAGAACGCGCTGATCAAGGCGCGGGCCGCCGCCGCGCACACCGGGCGGATCGCGCTCGCCGACGACTCGGGCATCTGCGTCGACGTGATGGGCGGCGCGCCGGGTATCTTCTCCGCGCGCTGGGCCGGCAGCCGGGCCGGCGACGAGAACAACCTGCGGCTCCTGCTCGACCAGCTGGCCGATGTGAAGCGCCCCGACCGCGGCGCATCCTTCCGCTGCACCATCGCGCTCGTCGTGCCCGACGCGCTGGTGCCGGGCGGCGAGGAGGTCGTCGCCGAGGGGCGCTGGCCCGGTGCCCTCGCCTACGAGCCTCGCGGCTCGCACGGCTTCGGCTACGACCCGATCTTCGAGCCCGAGGGGCGTGAGGTCACGGCGGCGGAGCTCGCTCCCGAGGTCAAGAACGCCGAGAGCCACCGGGCGCGGGCGTTCGCCGCGCTCGTGCCCGAACTGGAGCGCGTCGCAGCCGGGCTCCGCTGA
- a CDS encoding flavin reductase family protein — protein sequence MASADQVVIEPSVLYVGTPTYLIATENPDGTANLAAASSYWALGRMLVLGIEVDGQTAANLLVRPDLTVSFPSAPLWRAVARLSDLTGRDPVPAAKAARYRFEPDKFRAAGLTPRASDLVGPPRVAECALAFEARVRRATPGLDGSYLMVEAEVLRVHADRAVLDPTGQHIDPTAWNPLVYAFRHFFERGVEVGWLASSPTAPHPPVLD from the coding sequence GTGGCATCCGCAGACCAGGTCGTCATCGAGCCGAGCGTGCTCTACGTGGGCACACCGACCTACCTCATCGCGACCGAGAATCCCGACGGGACGGCGAACCTCGCGGCCGCCTCGTCGTACTGGGCGCTTGGCCGCATGCTCGTGCTCGGCATCGAGGTCGACGGACAGACGGCCGCGAACCTGCTCGTGCGGCCCGACCTCACGGTGAGCTTCCCGTCCGCGCCGCTCTGGCGGGCGGTCGCGCGCCTGTCCGACCTGACCGGGCGCGACCCGGTGCCGGCCGCGAAGGCGGCCCGCTACCGCTTCGAACCCGACAAGTTCCGCGCGGCCGGGCTCACGCCGCGCGCGTCCGATCTCGTCGGCCCGCCCCGGGTGGCCGAATGCGCGCTGGCGTTCGAGGCCCGCGTCCGACGCGCGACCCCCGGACTCGACGGCAGCTACCTCATGGTCGAGGCCGAGGTGCTGCGCGTGCACGCCGACCGCGCCGTGCTCGACCCCACGGGGCAGCACATCGACCCCACGGCCTGGAACCCGCTCGTGTACGCGTTCCGCCACTTCTTCGAACGCGGCGTCGAGGTCGGATGGCTCGCCTCGAGTCCGACGGCGCCGCACCCGCCCGTCCTCGACTGA
- a CDS encoding biliverdin-producing heme oxygenase → MTIAPPAETNAPAEPLDVAALVRAATADDHRNAESRGFITRLMGGELSLGDYTRYLAQFGWVYEALEERGARPGDAAVFDPALARLAAIESDLAALGAADWRETHPPLVATAAYAAHLRAISDDDVRYLAHHYTRYLGDLSGGQAIARLVARHYGATADQLRFYDFDLGDEGVVRYKRRYREAMNALALRPDQVDVLIEEARASFRLNGAIFEALAA, encoded by the coding sequence ATGACCATCGCTCCCCCCGCCGAGACGAACGCTCCCGCCGAACCGCTGGACGTCGCCGCGCTCGTGCGTGCGGCGACCGCCGACGACCACCGCAACGCCGAGTCCCGCGGCTTCATCACCCGGCTCATGGGCGGCGAGCTGTCGCTCGGCGACTACACGCGGTACCTCGCGCAGTTCGGCTGGGTGTACGAAGCGCTCGAGGAGCGCGGCGCACGGCCCGGTGACGCCGCCGTCTTCGACCCTGCGCTCGCCCGCCTCGCGGCCATCGAGTCCGACCTCGCGGCCCTCGGCGCCGCCGACTGGCGCGAGACGCATCCGCCGCTCGTCGCCACCGCCGCGTACGCGGCGCACCTGCGGGCGATCTCCGACGACGACGTCCGGTATCTCGCCCACCACTACACCCGGTACCTCGGCGACCTCTCGGGCGGGCAGGCCATCGCGAGACTCGTGGCCCGCCACTACGGCGCCACCGCCGACCAGCTGCGCTTCTACGACTTCGACCTCGGCGATGAGGGCGTCGTGCGCTACAAGCGGCGCTACCGCGAGGCGATGAACGCCCTCGCACTGCGGCCCGACCAGGTCGACGTGCTGATCGAGGAAGCGCGGGCCTCGTTCCGACTGAACGGCGCCATCTTCGAGGCGCTCGCCGCGTGA